One genomic region from Phocoena sinus isolate mPhoSin1 chromosome 3, mPhoSin1.pri, whole genome shotgun sequence encodes:
- the STARD4 gene encoding stAR-related lipid transfer protein 4 isoform X1 has product MAEPASGRVWTSQGKQMEDLPDAAVLATRLKNTLIQYHSLEDDKWRVAKKMKDVTIWRKPSEEFNGYLFKAQGVIDDVVNSVIDHIRPGPCRLDWDSLMTSLDILEYFEENCCVMRYTTAGQLWNIISPREFVDFSYTVDYKEGLLSCGVSLDWSEKRSEFVRGYNHPCGWFCVPLKDSPNRSLLTGYIQTDLRGMIPQSAVDTAMASTLINFYGDLQKALQKA; this is encoded by the exons GGAAAACAAATGGAAGACCTGCCTGATGCAGCTGTTTTGGCGACTAGACTTAAAAACACTCTCATCCAATACCACAGTCTTGAAGATGACAAGTGGCGAGTtgctaagaaaatg aaagatGTAACAATTTGGAGGAAACCTTCAGAAGAATTTAATGGATATCT CTTCAAAGCCCAAGGTGTTATAGACGATGTCGTCAATAGTGTAATAGACCATATACGCCCAGGTCCCTGTCGCTTGGATTGGGACAGCTTAATGACCTCATTGGATATTTTGGAGTACTTTGAAGAG AATTGCTGTGTGATGCGTTATACTACTGCTGGTCAGCTTTGGAATATAATTTCCCCAAGAGAGTTTGTTGACTTCTCGTATACCGTGGACTATAAAGAAGGGCTTTTATCCTGTG GGGTAAGTCTTGACTGGAGTGAAAAGAGATCAGAATTTGTTCGTGGATATAACCATCCCTGTGGTTGGTTTTGTGTTCCTCTTAAAGACAGTCCAAACCGGAGTCTTTTGACAGGCTATATTCAGACGGATCTGCGTGGAATGATTCCCCAGTCTGCAGTAGATACAGCCATGGCAAGCACTTTAATCAACTTCTATGGTGATTTACAAAAAGCCTTACAAAAGGCATAA
- the STARD4 gene encoding stAR-related lipid transfer protein 4 isoform X2, translating into MEDLPDAAVLATRLKNTLIQYHSLEDDKWRVAKKMKDVTIWRKPSEEFNGYLFKAQGVIDDVVNSVIDHIRPGPCRLDWDSLMTSLDILEYFEENCCVMRYTTAGQLWNIISPREFVDFSYTVDYKEGLLSCGVSLDWSEKRSEFVRGYNHPCGWFCVPLKDSPNRSLLTGYIQTDLRGMIPQSAVDTAMASTLINFYGDLQKALQKA; encoded by the exons ATGGAAGACCTGCCTGATGCAGCTGTTTTGGCGACTAGACTTAAAAACACTCTCATCCAATACCACAGTCTTGAAGATGACAAGTGGCGAGTtgctaagaaaatg aaagatGTAACAATTTGGAGGAAACCTTCAGAAGAATTTAATGGATATCT CTTCAAAGCCCAAGGTGTTATAGACGATGTCGTCAATAGTGTAATAGACCATATACGCCCAGGTCCCTGTCGCTTGGATTGGGACAGCTTAATGACCTCATTGGATATTTTGGAGTACTTTGAAGAG AATTGCTGTGTGATGCGTTATACTACTGCTGGTCAGCTTTGGAATATAATTTCCCCAAGAGAGTTTGTTGACTTCTCGTATACCGTGGACTATAAAGAAGGGCTTTTATCCTGTG GGGTAAGTCTTGACTGGAGTGAAAAGAGATCAGAATTTGTTCGTGGATATAACCATCCCTGTGGTTGGTTTTGTGTTCCTCTTAAAGACAGTCCAAACCGGAGTCTTTTGACAGGCTATATTCAGACGGATCTGCGTGGAATGATTCCCCAGTCTGCAGTAGATACAGCCATGGCAAGCACTTTAATCAACTTCTATGGTGATTTACAAAAAGCCTTACAAAAGGCATAA